A part of Actinobaculum sp. 313 genomic DNA contains:
- the hisD gene encoding histidinol dehydrogenase, whose amino-acid sequence MLQTIDLRGSRPDSQDLASRLPRAEVDVDKALEAVHPLIDDVRARGQVALLELAERFDGVRPENLRVPQAALEADLANLSPQLRQALEISIAHNRAGHAAQLPVERETEIVSGGVVRQRWVPMRRVGLYVPGGLAVYPSSVIMNAVAAQVAGVGQIALASPPQADHGGLPHPTILAACRLLGIDEVYAVGGAQAIAMFAYGVNGLCEGVDVITGPGNIYVAAAKRAVRGVVGIDAEAGTTEIAIVADRTANPDYVAADLVSQAEHDPAAASVLITDSPELAAAVDSRCEARAAATKHTQRVETALRGPQSGIVLVDDVDAAIAVANAYAAEHLEIHTAQAADDAARIHNAGAIFVGPYNPVPLGDYMAGSNHVLPTGGTARFSAGLNVHAFLKSVQEIEYSREAMTALYGPLQALAHDEDLPAHAEALAARLPGDSAD is encoded by the coding sequence ATGCTGCAGACAATCGACTTGCGTGGCTCACGCCCGGACAGTCAGGACCTCGCCTCTCGTCTTCCGCGGGCGGAGGTAGACGTCGACAAGGCGCTGGAGGCCGTGCATCCGCTGATCGACGACGTGCGCGCACGCGGTCAGGTGGCACTGCTTGAATTGGCGGAGCGTTTTGACGGCGTGCGACCGGAGAACCTGCGGGTACCCCAAGCGGCCCTGGAGGCCGACCTCGCGAACCTTTCGCCGCAGTTACGCCAGGCCTTGGAAATCTCGATTGCGCACAACCGGGCCGGGCACGCTGCCCAGCTTCCCGTTGAACGCGAAACGGAGATCGTCTCAGGCGGCGTCGTGCGGCAACGGTGGGTGCCGATGAGAAGAGTCGGACTATACGTTCCCGGTGGCTTGGCCGTCTATCCATCTTCCGTGATTATGAATGCAGTTGCGGCACAGGTGGCCGGTGTCGGTCAGATTGCTCTTGCCTCTCCGCCACAGGCGGACCATGGAGGCTTACCACATCCAACGATTCTGGCCGCATGCCGACTTCTGGGTATCGATGAGGTATACGCCGTTGGTGGTGCTCAGGCGATCGCCATGTTCGCCTACGGGGTGAACGGGTTATGCGAAGGCGTCGATGTGATTACGGGACCCGGCAATATCTACGTGGCGGCAGCGAAACGTGCGGTGCGCGGCGTCGTAGGAATTGACGCTGAGGCGGGAACCACCGAAATCGCCATCGTCGCCGATAGGACTGCGAACCCCGACTATGTCGCGGCCGACCTCGTATCGCAGGCGGAACATGATCCGGCAGCGGCATCGGTTCTTATTACGGATTCGCCAGAACTGGCAGCAGCCGTTGATAGCAGGTGCGAGGCGAGGGCGGCCGCGACGAAGCATACGCAGCGGGTAGAAACAGCCCTGCGCGGTCCGCAGTCGGGGATTGTGCTGGTCGACGATGTGGACGCCGCTATCGCCGTCGCGAATGCGTATGCGGCCGAACATCTGGAGATTCACACTGCTCAGGCAGCAGACGATGCGGCGCGTATTCACAATGCGGGCGCGATTTTTGTCGGTCCTTACAACCCGGTTCCGCTGGGCGACTATATGGCCGGGTCGAACCATGTTCTACCAACGGGCGGTACCGCTCGTTTCTCCGCGGGACTCAACGTGCACGCCTTCCTCAAATCGGTGCAGGAGATCGAGTACTCCCGCGAGGCTATGACAGCCCTGTACGGACCGTTGCAAGCGCTGGCACACGACGAAGACCTTCCGGCACACGCCGAGGCTCTCGCGGCGCGTCTTCCGGGCGATAGCGCCGACTAG
- a CDS encoding VIT family protein, which yields MTALSVRRRRRRGAVPAEQAALPAQEESPSSTVASRLNWLRAGVLGANDGIVSTAGIVVGVSGAALTGSALLASGLAGVIAGALSMAAGEYVSVSTQRDTERSELAKESAELAADPEGELNELAGLIEEQGVDERLAHEMAEQLTRRDALAAHARLELGIDPNSLANPWHAAFASMFSFILGALIPFVAILAAPTRIAVPVTVVAVTCALAITGSVSAHLGGSPKRPAVLRNICGGLLAMGVTYSIGALVAACF from the coding sequence ATGACCGCCCTATCGGTACGGCGCAGAAGACGGCGGGGCGCGGTCCCGGCGGAACAAGCCGCGCTACCTGCGCAGGAGGAGTCGCCGTCGAGCACGGTTGCCAGCCGTCTGAATTGGCTGCGCGCCGGCGTCCTGGGAGCAAATGATGGGATTGTCTCGACCGCCGGCATCGTTGTCGGTGTTTCGGGTGCCGCTCTCACCGGATCGGCGTTACTGGCCTCCGGCCTGGCAGGTGTCATAGCCGGTGCCCTATCCATGGCAGCGGGCGAATATGTCTCCGTCTCCACACAACGCGATACCGAGCGGTCCGAACTGGCCAAAGAGAGCGCAGAATTGGCCGCCGATCCCGAAGGAGAACTGAACGAGCTGGCCGGTTTAATCGAGGAACAGGGTGTCGACGAGCGCCTGGCTCATGAAATGGCGGAACAACTGACGCGGCGTGACGCCCTGGCCGCCCACGCACGCCTTGAACTCGGCATTGACCCGAACAGTCTCGCCAATCCCTGGCACGCCGCCTTCGCCTCGATGTTCTCCTTCATCCTAGGCGCACTTATCCCGTTCGTCGCGATCCTCGCCGCGCCAACCCGCATCGCAGTGCCCGTCACCGTGGTCGCCGTCACCTGCGCCCTCGCGATAACCGGATCGGTCTCGGCTCATCTGGGAGGCTCACCGAAACGCCCGGCGGTGCTGCGTAACATATGCGGCGGTCTGCTCGCGATGGGCGTCACCTACTCAATCGGAGCGCTTGTGGCGGCCTGCTTTTGA